One stretch of Nitrospinota bacterium DNA includes these proteins:
- a CDS encoding DUF3334 family protein, whose protein sequence is MDQAHAEGVHRSSSPEAANAIKMTKLFSESYIEAFNKLGGKGKFTVSPSYYLINSAQTRHRVASLLDFTGGINGLVIINYPEEAAIDVVSEFMKGMGMGPEDTPKVIAEEVTNTLGEICNQVVGSFRKNLERKYGFQATSGTPMTMLVNTQLNLSPVDARGFFFVRSQILTPSMKAFFIEFCIQEGVFVKLKA, encoded by the coding sequence ATGGATCAGGCACATGCTGAAGGGGTACACCGCTCGTCATCACCCGAAGCGGCAAACGCTATCAAGATGACAAAACTTTTTTCCGAGAGCTATATTGAAGCGTTCAACAAGCTTGGCGGAAAAGGGAAGTTTACCGTATCCCCCTCTTACTACCTTATCAACTCTGCCCAGACGCGCCATCGCGTCGCATCCCTCCTCGATTTCACAGGTGGCATAAACGGCCTCGTAATCATAAACTACCCCGAAGAGGCGGCAATCGACGTCGTTTCGGAATTCATGAAGGGGATGGGGATGGGCCCTGAAGATACACCAAAGGTCATAGCCGAAGAGGTGACAAATACCCTCGGCGAGATTTGCAACCAGGTTGTCGGGAGCTTCAGGAAGAATCTTGAGAGAAAATACGGGTTCCAGGCGACATCTGGCACGCCTATGACCATGCTCGTAAATACGCAGCTGAACCTTTCGCCTGTTGACGCGAGAGGCTTTTTCTTTGTCCGGTCGCAGATACTTACCCCAAGCATGAAAGCATTCTTCATAGAATTCTGCATTCAGGAAGGTGTTTTCGTAAAACTCAAAGCCTAG